The genomic window CGATCTCGACGACGAGCTCGGGCTCCAGCTCCAGGCCCCAGGGGTGCTCGGCCCGGGCGTGTGCCGGGAAGGTACGGGTCTGCCAGGCCAGCAGCTCGTCGGTCATCCCCTTGAACGTCTTGCCGACCATCACCGGCTCCCCGCCGTCGGGATCGCGGGCGCCGAGGTGGATGTTGGACAGCGTCCCGGTGCGCCGGCCGTACCCCCACTCCGCGCCGAGGACGACGAGGTCGAGGGTGTGCACCGGCTTGACCTTCTGCCAGGCGCGGCCGCGGCGGCCGGCGGCGTAGGGGGCGTCGAGCGCCTTGACGACCACGCCCTCGTGACCGGCGCCCAGCGCCTCGTCGAGCACGGCGGCGGCCTGCTCCGGCGTCGGCCGGCGCACGCCCGGCATCCGCAGCGGCGCGTGCTCGTCGCCGGCGAGCAGCCCGGCCAGCGCGTCGAGGCGGACCGACAGCGGCTCGTCGATCAGGTCGCGGCCGTCGAGGTGCAGCACGTCGAAGAGGAAGGGGCTCAGCAGGACGGCCGCGTCCTCGGCGGCTCCGTCGCTGCCGAAGCGGCTCATCGTGTCCTGGAAGGCGCGCGGGCGGCCGTCGTCGTCCAGCGCCAGGGTCTCCCCGTCGAGCACGGCGGTGCGGCAGGGCAGCGCGCGCACCCGCTCGACGAGCTCGGGCACGCCCCCGGTCACCTCACGCAGGGTGCGGGTCCACACCCGGACGTCGTGGCCGTCGCGGTGCACCTGGATCCGGGCGCCGTCGAGCTTGTGCTCCACGGTGACGTCGGGGCCGAGGTCGGCCAGTGCGGCGTCCAGCGAGGAGCCCGGGCTGGCCAGCATCGGCCGCACCGGCCGGCCCACCCGCAGCGTCACGGCCGACAGCGCCTCCTGCCCCCCGCCCAGCGCGAGCGCGGCGGTCTCGTCCAGCCGGCCGGCGAGCATCATGGCGCGCCGCACCCCCGGCGCCGGGACGCCGGCCGCGGCGGCGACCGCGTCGAGGACGACGCCCTCCAGCGCGCCCTGGCGCAGCTCCCCGCCGACCAGCCGGACCAGGAAGCGCTGCTCGTCGGCGGTGGCGGCCGCGAGCAGCTCCGCCAGCAGCGCCTCGCGGCGGGCGGCCGAGCCGCTGCCGGCGGTGCCCGCCAGCGCGGTGAGCGTCGCGTCGACCGCGGCCACGGTCAGCGACGGCGCCCCGGCGGCCGGCGGCGCGGCCCTCGCCAGCGTGCGCCAGCCGACCCCGACCCGGCCCTGCGGCAGCTCGCCGGCCAGCCACGCGGCCACCGGCCCGACCTCGCCCGGGTCCGCCGCCCGCAGCGCCGCGGCGATGGCCTGCGCCTTGGCGGTGCGCGAGCGGGTGGCCGCCACGGCGGCGGAGGCGGCGACGACGTCGGCGAGCAGCACCCCGCCATGCTGGCAGCCGGTCCCGACACCGCGGGCCGGGCGCGACGGCGTCACGGCGCCCGGCCCGGCCGGCGTCCCCGGCGCCGGTGCCTGCGCGGCGCTAGGGTCGGCTCCGCGTCGGAGGGGGGTGGTCGCAGCGTGAACCTCGAGAAGGTCGTCTTCGGCTTCTTCGTGCTGCTCGCCGCGACGCTGAACTTCGGCTTCTTCATCGGCGACATCGAGGACCCCGAGCAGCACAACGTCTACGAGCTGTTCGCCGCGCTGGTGGTCAGCCTGATCGCCACGGTGCTGAAGTTCGGTGACCGCACCCAGATCGGCGCCGTCCACCTCGCCACCAGCCTGGTCGCCGACCTGCAGCTGATCGCGGCCACGATCACCTGGGCCTGGGCGGTGCACGTCTCCGCCGACGGGCTGACCGCCAACGCGACGGCGAGCATGGTGTCGCTGTCGGGCGGTGCCCTGCTGGCCAACGTGGTGTCGGTGGTGCTGCTCGTCGTCGAGACCGTGTCCTTCCAGCGCCACTGACCGGCCGCCACCGACCGCCATGGAGACCGCGCCGCCGCCCCCGGTGACCACCCGGGGCCGCCGCGTGCGCCGCCGGGCGCCGGTGGTGCCCCGCGCGGAGGGGTCCGCGACGGTGTTCGTCGTCCTCCGCCGGATGCGCGCGCCGCTGATCACGCTGATCGTCATCTTCTTCGTCAGCGTCCTGGGGCTCTCGCTCATCCCGGGGACCGACGCCGAGGGGCAGCCGGCGCGGCTGAGCCTGTTCGACGCGTTCTACGTCATGAGCTACACGGCGACGACGATCGGCTTCGGCGAGATCCCCTACGCGTTCGGCTACGCGCAGCGCCTGTGGGTGACCGGGACGATCTACCTGACCGTCATCGGGTGGGCCTACGCGATCGGCTCGCTGCTGGCGCTGCTGCAGGACCGCGCGTTCCGCCAGGCGCTGGCGCTGCGG from Geodermatophilus normandii includes these protein-coding regions:
- a CDS encoding DUF6394 family protein translates to MNLEKVVFGFFVLLAATLNFGFFIGDIEDPEQHNVYELFAALVVSLIATVLKFGDRTQIGAVHLATSLVADLQLIAATITWAWAVHVSADGLTANATASMVSLSGGALLANVVSVVLLVVETVSFQRH
- a CDS encoding ATP-dependent DNA ligase gives rise to the protein MLLADVVAASAAVAATRSRTAKAQAIAAALRAADPGEVGPVAAWLAGELPQGRVGVGWRTLARAAPPAAGAPSLTVAAVDATLTALAGTAGSGSAARREALLAELLAAATADEQRFLVRLVGGELRQGALEGVVLDAVAAAAGVPAPGVRRAMMLAGRLDETAALALGGGQEALSAVTLRVGRPVRPMLASPGSSLDAALADLGPDVTVEHKLDGARIQVHRDGHDVRVWTRTLREVTGGVPELVERVRALPCRTAVLDGETLALDDDGRPRAFQDTMSRFGSDGAAEDAAVLLSPFLFDVLHLDGRDLIDEPLSVRLDALAGLLAGDEHAPLRMPGVRRPTPEQAAAVLDEALGAGHEGVVVKALDAPYAAGRRGRAWQKVKPVHTLDLVVLGAEWGYGRRTGTLSNIHLGARDPDGGEPVMVGKTFKGMTDELLAWQTRTFPAHARAEHPWGLELEPELVVEIALDGAQRSPRYPGGVALRFARVLRYRPDKTAGQADDVEAVRALLAGD